The Lentzea guizhouensis genome contains a region encoding:
- a CDS encoding alpha/beta hydrolase family protein, which translates to MATMPKIGKAAVVVAAALVLTTPATATSSPARHDVTRVEYSLGDRAFQVPGFHREPGGPVADLELTAVVHAPRRLVGKRPLVLLAHGYWQPCQDGTWTWPCPRGDAFPSYRGYDYLGEELARQGFVVVSVSANGVNGGEMGQPADMARAKLMSKHLEMWRDLNDGKGPLAGELRGFRGHVDLTNVGTLGHSRGGRGAVWQASDNHAADLPAGVRIRAVLPLAPADYYAPDPEAPENLDYRITEIPFAVLTGSCDGAVNGGSYVDNAKGRNRFPIHDVTAVNANHDFFNTAWTYDDDSTCPDRALTPQQQRSVATTYIPAFFQQYLNNRRSPVVDRGRPGIDVVTHQPIG; encoded by the coding sequence ATGGCAACCATGCCCAAGATCGGCAAAGCAGCGGTGGTCGTCGCGGCCGCGTTGGTGCTGACCACGCCGGCCACCGCCACCTCCAGTCCTGCCCGCCACGACGTGACGAGGGTCGAGTACTCACTCGGTGACCGGGCGTTCCAGGTGCCCGGCTTTCACCGCGAACCGGGAGGTCCCGTCGCGGACCTCGAGCTCACCGCGGTCGTGCACGCGCCACGCAGGCTCGTCGGCAAGCGGCCGCTGGTGCTGCTCGCGCACGGCTACTGGCAGCCGTGCCAGGACGGCACGTGGACCTGGCCGTGTCCCCGGGGTGACGCGTTCCCGAGCTACCGCGGCTACGACTACCTGGGCGAGGAGCTGGCGCGTCAGGGGTTCGTGGTCGTGTCGGTGAGCGCGAACGGCGTGAACGGCGGCGAGATGGGCCAGCCCGCCGACATGGCCCGCGCGAAGCTCATGAGCAAGCACCTGGAGATGTGGCGCGACCTGAACGACGGCAAGGGCCCGCTCGCCGGCGAGCTGCGCGGGTTCCGCGGCCACGTCGACCTCACGAACGTCGGCACGCTCGGTCATTCGCGCGGTGGTCGTGGCGCGGTCTGGCAGGCCTCGGACAACCACGCCGCCGACCTGCCTGCCGGGGTGCGGATCCGCGCGGTGCTGCCGCTGGCACCCGCCGACTACTACGCGCCCGACCCGGAGGCGCCGGAGAACCTCGACTACCGCATCACCGAGATCCCGTTCGCGGTGCTCACCGGCAGTTGTGACGGCGCGGTGAACGGCGGTTCGTACGTCGACAACGCCAAGGGCCGCAACCGCTTCCCGATCCACGACGTCACCGCCGTCAACGCCAACCACGACTTCTTCAACACCGCGTGGACCTACGACGACGACAGCACCTGTCCCGACCGGGCGCTCACCCCGCAGCAGCAGCGTTCCGTCGCCACCACCTACATCCCGGCGTTCTTCCAGCAGTACCTGAACAACCGCCGCAGCCCGGTCGTCGACCGCGGCCGTCCCGGCATCGACGTCGTGACGCATCAACCGATCGGCTAG
- a CDS encoding PQQ-binding-like beta-propeller repeat protein produces the protein MLKPIALLSAALVVLTAVPADAHPSGDWSGWTKDLAGTRHNAAEWRINQGTVGKLKVKWAFAYERGDYNTARSQPAVVGDTIYFGGPDGKFYARDARTGRAKWEFALPESPRYAFNSDGPTVSNGKVFFGDSTGRLFALDQRTGRELWRAQTDDNVAAMLTSSPIVHGGLVYVGTSSAENTLPRDYPCCTFRGHVDAYDVSTGALVWRHYTVPEPVEVGTWPNGAKRFEPSGAGVWSSPVIDRKTGTLYVGTGQNYTGKGGQFDSLLALDVRTGRVKWTNQVTDADTWRSACNEPDAEGYCPGLKDNTNLDYDIGATPNLFEVDRRQLVGVGQKSGVYHVFDAKTGQVVWRRQLGVPLPSGGISGIQWGSSYDGKRLYIATYFADPGKLFAVDPGTGKVLWETAAPEDGCSTGGAAGQANCARAHGVPVTSTPGVVYLGAGDGKFRAYNSRTGAILWTHDTVQDVRGVNGLTGRGGFMAGPGSGAVVSDGMVYVQSGYWPEFENPHGHVLLAFGL, from the coding sequence ATGCTGAAACCCATCGCGCTGCTCTCCGCGGCGCTCGTCGTGCTGACCGCCGTCCCCGCTGACGCGCATCCCTCCGGCGACTGGTCGGGCTGGACCAAGGACCTCGCCGGCACCAGGCACAACGCCGCCGAGTGGCGCATCAACCAGGGCACCGTCGGCAAGCTCAAGGTGAAGTGGGCGTTCGCCTACGAGAGGGGTGACTACAACACCGCCCGCAGCCAGCCCGCGGTCGTCGGTGACACGATCTACTTCGGTGGCCCCGACGGCAAGTTCTACGCCCGTGACGCCCGCACCGGCCGGGCGAAGTGGGAGTTCGCACTGCCGGAGTCACCCCGCTACGCCTTCAACTCCGACGGCCCGACCGTCTCGAACGGCAAGGTGTTCTTCGGCGACAGCACCGGCCGGCTGTTCGCGCTCGACCAGCGCACCGGCCGCGAGCTGTGGCGCGCGCAGACCGACGACAACGTCGCCGCGATGCTCACCAGCTCGCCGATCGTCCACGGCGGACTCGTCTACGTCGGCACGTCCAGCGCGGAGAACACGTTGCCGCGCGACTACCCGTGCTGCACGTTCCGCGGCCACGTCGACGCCTACGACGTCAGCACCGGTGCGCTGGTGTGGCGGCACTACACGGTCCCGGAGCCGGTCGAGGTCGGCACGTGGCCCAACGGCGCCAAGCGGTTCGAACCGTCCGGCGCCGGGGTGTGGAGCTCGCCGGTGATCGACCGCAAGACCGGCACGCTCTACGTCGGCACCGGCCAGAACTACACCGGCAAGGGCGGCCAGTTCGACTCGCTGCTGGCACTGGACGTGCGCACCGGCCGGGTGAAGTGGACCAACCAGGTCACCGACGCCGACACGTGGCGCAGCGCCTGCAACGAGCCCGACGCCGAGGGCTACTGCCCCGGCCTGAAGGACAACACCAACCTCGACTACGACATCGGCGCGACGCCGAACCTGTTCGAGGTCGACCGCCGCCAGCTCGTCGGTGTCGGCCAGAAGTCCGGTGTGTACCACGTGTTCGACGCCAAGACCGGTCAGGTCGTGTGGCGCCGCCAGCTCGGCGTGCCGCTGCCCAGCGGTGGCATCTCGGGCATCCAGTGGGGCTCGAGCTACGACGGCAAGCGCCTCTACATCGCGACCTACTTCGCCGACCCCGGCAAGCTGTTCGCGGTGGATCCGGGCACGGGCAAGGTGCTGTGGGAGACCGCGGCACCCGAGGACGGCTGCTCCACCGGTGGCGCGGCGGGCCAGGCGAACTGCGCGCGGGCCCACGGCGTTCCGGTGACCAGCACGCCCGGTGTGGTCTACCTGGGTGCGGGTGACGGCAAGTTCCGCGCCTACAACTCGCGCACCGGCGCGATCCTGTGGACGCACGACACCGTGCAGGACGTGCGGGGCGTCAACGGGCTGACCGGGCGCGGCGGGTTCATGGCCGGGCCGGGCAGCGGGGCGGTGGTGTCCGACGGCATGGTCTACGTGCAGTCCGGCTACTGGCCCGAGTTCGAGAACCCGCACGGGCACGTGCTACTCGCGTTCGGCCTGTAG
- a CDS encoding tetratricopeptide repeat protein, with protein MPGADISADGAASLAGLPDVTALLAELTGANLLDEPSPGRFTCHDLLRDYAAELSQETERAQAQHRLLDHLAFTGVEMAVAMTQSRRRPDTTGPVEGAVVRTPASHDEAIRWLVTEHPTLMAAMRQGTPAQTWLIGWSLADVLDRIGHYQDLLTSQQLAVEALERLDRPHGLARTLINLGRAHGRLNQLTESTRALERALEVAADDPATQADVLVNLAMLCPDDQTHQAIEYTRRALALYEESGNIYGQANALNGLSWTHGKLGEAEPALAYGERAMVLWQQLDHPLGQGEAWDNFATVHLVRGDHAAAVRAWSKAIELYERGGDRMLNAQAHDQLGDAHAAAGAAEEAQLAWRKAVELFRAADQPVGHIQRKLQAERE; from the coding sequence ATGCCGGGCGCGGACATCAGCGCGGACGGCGCCGCGTCGCTGGCGGGCCTGCCCGACGTCACCGCCCTGCTGGCCGAGCTCACCGGCGCCAACCTGCTCGACGAACCCTCCCCCGGTCGCTTCACCTGCCACGACCTGCTGCGCGACTACGCGGCGGAGCTCAGCCAGGAGACCGAACGCGCCCAGGCCCAGCACCGCCTGCTCGACCACCTGGCGTTCACCGGCGTCGAGATGGCCGTGGCGATGACCCAGAGCCGCCGGCGCCCGGACACCACCGGGCCGGTCGAAGGCGCGGTCGTGCGGACACCGGCCTCCCACGACGAGGCCATCCGGTGGCTGGTCACCGAACACCCGACGTTGATGGCGGCGATGCGGCAGGGCACGCCGGCGCAGACGTGGCTGATCGGCTGGTCACTGGCCGACGTGCTGGACCGGATCGGCCACTACCAGGACCTGCTGACCTCCCAGCAGCTCGCGGTCGAGGCACTCGAACGGCTCGACCGCCCGCACGGCCTCGCCCGCACGCTGATCAACCTCGGCCGCGCACACGGCCGCCTCAACCAGCTCACCGAGTCGACCAGGGCACTCGAACGGGCGCTGGAGGTGGCCGCGGACGACCCGGCGACGCAGGCGGACGTGCTGGTCAACCTCGCGATGCTGTGCCCGGACGACCAGACGCACCAGGCGATCGAGTACACCCGGCGCGCGCTGGCGTTGTACGAGGAAAGCGGCAACATCTACGGCCAGGCGAATGCGTTGAACGGCCTGTCGTGGACCCACGGCAAACTCGGCGAGGCGGAACCCGCGCTGGCCTACGGGGAACGCGCGATGGTGCTGTGGCAGCAGCTGGACCACCCGCTCGGCCAGGGCGAGGCGTGGGACAACTTCGCCACCGTGCACCTGGTCCGCGGCGACCACGCGGCGGCCGTGCGGGCGTGGTCGAAGGCAATCGAGCTCTACGAACGCGGTGGCGACCGGATGCTCAACGCCCAGGCCCACGACCAGCTCGGCGACGCCCACGCTGCCGCGGGCGCCGCCGAGGAGGCACAACTGGCCTGGAGGAAGGCGGTCGAGCTGTTCCGCGCCGCGGACCAGCCCGTCGGCCACATCCAGCGGAAGCTACAGGCCGAACGCGAGTAG
- a CDS encoding AfsR/SARP family transcriptional regulator encodes MRFTVFGGVGAWVADREVDLGQAQRRAVLGVLLVTPGVAVGADELVDRVWGAAAPERARGQLRTWLWRLRQAVPGVISREGSGYVARVDPLSVDLHRFRALAATDPGAALALAQEPLLSTLDTPWARQLRASFAAEFEAVRRDHVDARLQAGGHAELVDELRLQASGQPLDERVAAQLVEALHGTGRTQEALAHLDSVVARLASELGAEPGGLLTTVRRRLLAARGSCPRPKPFTGRAAELAALDRAPAGSW; translated from the coding sequence GTGCGGTTCACGGTGTTCGGCGGTGTCGGTGCGTGGGTGGCGGACCGCGAGGTGGATCTCGGCCAGGCACAGCGCCGGGCCGTGCTGGGCGTCCTGCTCGTGACACCCGGCGTCGCGGTCGGCGCGGACGAGCTGGTCGACCGCGTCTGGGGCGCCGCCGCACCGGAACGGGCGCGCGGGCAGCTGCGGACGTGGCTGTGGCGCTTGCGGCAGGCGGTCCCCGGCGTGATCTCACGCGAGGGCAGCGGGTACGTGGCGCGGGTCGATCCGCTGTCGGTCGACCTGCACCGGTTCCGCGCGCTGGCGGCAACCGACCCCGGTGCGGCGCTGGCGCTGGCCCAGGAACCACTGCTGTCCACTTTGGACACGCCGTGGGCGCGGCAGCTGCGGGCCTCGTTCGCCGCCGAGTTCGAGGCCGTGCGCCGCGACCACGTGGACGCGCGGTTGCAGGCGGGTGGGCACGCCGAGCTGGTCGACGAGCTGCGGTTGCAGGCGTCCGGGCAGCCGCTCGACGAACGCGTCGCGGCCCAGCTGGTCGAGGCGCTGCACGGCACCGGCCGCACGCAGGAAGCGTTGGCGCACCTGGACTCCGTGGTGGCGCGGCTGGCGAGCGAGCTGGGTGCCGAGCCGGGCGGGCTGCTGACCACCGTGCGCCGCCGGCTGCTGGCGGCGCGCGGCAGCTGCCCGCGGCCCAAGCCGTTCACCGGCCGCGCGGCCGAGCTCGCGGCGCTCGACCGGGCACCGGCCGGGTCGTGGTGA